The following are encoded in a window of Suncus etruscus isolate mSunEtr1 chromosome 16, mSunEtr1.pri.cur, whole genome shotgun sequence genomic DNA:
- the NOP10 gene encoding H/ACA ribonucleoprotein complex subunit 3, which produces MFLQYYLNEEGERIYTLKKYDPNGQQTCSAHPARFSPDDKYSRHRITIKKRFKVLMTQQPRPVL; this is translated from the exons ATGTTTCTCCAGTACTATCTCAACGAAGAGGGGGAGCGGATCTATACGCTCAAG AAGTATGACCCCAATGGACAACAGACCTGCTCGGCCCACCCGGCTCGGTTCTCCCCAGATGACAAATACTCTCGACACCGAATCACCATCAAGAAACGCTTCAAAGTGCTCATGACGCAGCAGCCGCGTCCTGTCCTCTGA
- the NUTM1 gene encoding NUT family member 1 gives MASAKTGMRRERGPFSGFTPRVPSGGPALHAGKCSPPARARHAGKRSPARVSLQPASRGCSGLSCVEASSGRRAATKLQPVGRRPAPHCNCVATSRALAPFAIDMPRKSPDLLQGLRGVPGVGGLGVGRDARGDTSGVARTETCGAQGVSFGPGGVRVPLPEPPGLNWLWNQCSKEGVPGAGAWGLGDARRVQALQRPVGGGPQVETFSPETELWILLRRESRLRHSEGLAEPAECESQDSGYWLQGAKRVTLWALDLTPIRKTFGQPQPTPTPSRMASDGVAPGQGQDMAVNAGSALIPFTSLPLPSPTPGPSYQPHWELQQPPRPAVFSSINSLVLATLPSPLLVSGDGSQGPRAASIGKVIIKVKTEGAESSETQSFVLSQTYLNWIPSGASCGHPENPSPQVLSESNVRALLPAEALGASQEGLPAFPPQALPPTAQLVPIVPPQKSCLGAHGLSAKGSSEVAPSKTSLGDLSYASKGVYENFRRWQCYKALARRHLSQSPDAEALSCFLIPVLRSLARLKPTMTLEEGLPRAVQEWDHTSNYDRMIFYEMAEKFMEFEAEEEIQVQNTKLLSGSQALPPSAPDTLNPPGAATAEVCQQPVYIPKKSASKSRAPRRRQRKSQRPPVTDVPKEIPPEAVKEYVDIMESLMKRQPAAGEADGKQEKEEQQQDEFMYPDPELLNYIDELCSQEVFVSKVEAVIHPQFLADMLSSEQKDPLALMEELEQEETLSFAQLVEKRLRALEEEAEAPPSCSGLQWESSPSVSDEDEEGGGRLRPLSGARGAEGTPRHGKAASLDRLTREGRHVGQDGPHQEEGTLPPTPSGRDLQLGLAGQQGTEQRGSPGQDDHLVGAGPPEPSLASDRPSEMLPPCWQKDPPLSLEPCLSPLQGEGVGSQVLQQQVGVPGVLPPEELLGEAQEVSSGVLWEEDRVSPLFQSFHQDPVPSVDPDTQVALSPELWLGSEMEVISLELPLQVDEVIDSFQDGDCALGSPGGYLLLGSGSNSSLDARATAVAGELGTSVVPCGGTGGLEDRNYGSLALPADSLALKPKEREPSPEVLGSPSSLWADSCCSPLLESSVAASTSEVSKETLLPACHGDNLVLEPPGAASYLEVGSRKCSFARLLGATEQPLDIRGDPGLQLAVPGGVESGPGHSNAYDPQEEGRKDAKDPAPLPQVPGTSKSSSSPQDLGGPSSGVQEVSVGREVDIKAKGVEEEDEEEDEELSNFAYLLASKLSLSPRALPLSPCLASGLAPTGKGTPRSSHMLSAEARGCQQPYPLAKSRKRALNTGPVPSEKRSYPRADLEVSGETPSALVVARPSQKRKRRRDSFGTSRRKKRHRNQ, from the exons ATGGCCAGCGCCAAGACAGGGATGCGCAGGGAGCGAG GACCTTTTTCCGGTTTCACTCCACGAGTTCCTTCCGGTGGCCCCGCGCTGCACGCCGGGAAGTGTAGTCCTCCCGCGCGCGCGCGGCATGCCGGGAAACGTAGTCCCGCGCGGGTGTCCCTCCAGCCGGCCAGCAGAGGGTGCTCTGGTCTGAGCTGCGTGGAGGCGTCGTCGGGGCGTCGGGCGGCCACCAAGCTGCAACCCGTCGGGCGTCGCCCGGCGCCCCATTGCAACTGTGTAGCGACTTCTCGGGCGTTGGCGCCCTTTGCAATCGACATGCCTCGGAAGTCCCCGGATCTGTTGCAGGGCCTGCGAGGCGTGCCCGGCGTTGGGGGGCTGGGGGTCGGGCGAGATGCACGGGGAGACACGAGCGGAGTCGCGCGCACAGAGACGTGCGGGGCACAGGGCGTTTCTTTCGGGCCTGGGGGAGTGCGGGTGCCGCTCCCAGAGCCCCCGGGGCTGAA CTGGCTTTGGAATCAGTGCAGCAAGGAGGGCGTGCCGGGGGCTGGGGCCTGGGGCCTGGGGGACGCCCGGCGCGTGCAGGCCTTGCAGCGGCCCGTCGGGGG AGGGCCCCAGGTGGAAACGTTCAGTCCAGAAACTGAGCTCTGGATTCTGCTCAGAAGGGAGAGCAGGCTTAGGCACAGTGAGGGTCTAGCAGAACCCGCTGAGTGCGAGTCCCAGGACTCCGGGTACTGGCTGCAGGGTGCAAAAAGAG TTACCCTTTGGGCCTTGGACCTGACTCCCATTCGGAAGACTTTCGGACAACCACAGCCAACACCCACACCTAGCAGGATGGCTTCAGATGGAG TAGCTCCAGGACAGGGACAGGACATGGCTGTGAACGCTGGCTCTGCCCTGATCCCTTTCACCTCGCTCCCTTTGCCCTCGCCAACACCTGGCCCTTCATATCAGCCGCACTGGGAGCTCCAGCAGCCCCCCAGGCCTGCAGTCTTCTCTTCCATCAACTCCCTGGTGCTCGCCACTCTCCCCAGCCCACTGCTGGTGTCTGGGGACGGTAGCCAGGGTCCCAGGGCGGCTAGCATTGGCAAGGTCATCATCAAAGTCAAGACCGAAGGGGCCGAGTCCTCCGAGACCCAGAGCTTTGTCCTTTCTCAGACCTACCTCAACTGGATCCCCTCAGGGGCTTCCTGTGGGCACCCCGAGAACCCCTCCCCTCAAGTCCTGTCAGAGTCCAACGTGAGAGCCCTGTTACCCGCTGAGGCCTTGGGAGCGAGCCAGGAGGGCCTTCCAGCCTTTCCCCCTCAGGCCCTGCCACCCACCGCCCAACTGGTGCCCATCGTGCCCCCACAAAAGTCTTGCCTCGGGGCTCACGGGTTGTCTGCCAAAGGAAGTTCTGAGGTGGCCCCCTCCAAGACCTCCCTCGGTGACCTGTCCTACGCCTCCAAGGGTGTCTACGAGAACTTTCGCCGCTGGCAGTGCTACAAGGCCTTGGCTCGGAGGCACTTGTCTCAAAGTCCTGATGCAGAAGCCCTTTCCTGCTTCCTCAT CCCGGTGCTCCGATCCCTGGCCCGGCTGAAGCCCACCATGACCCTGGAGGAGGGGTTGCCTCGGGCAGTGCAAGAGTGGGACCACACCAGCAACTATGACCGCATGATCTTCTATGAGATGGCTGAAAA GTTCATGGAATTTGAGGCAGAAGAGGAGATACAGGTTCAGAACACGAAGCTGCTAAGTGGCTCCCAGGCCTTGCCTCCCAGTGCTCCTGACACACTCAATCCTCCAGGGGCCGCCACCGCTGAGGTTTGCCAGCAGCCAG TGTACATTCCTAAGAAGTCCGCGTCCAAGTCTCGGGCCCCCCGCCGACGTCAGCGTAAAAGCCAGAGGCCTCCAGTGACAGATGTGCCCAAGGAGATCCCCCCAGAAGCTGTGAAAGAGTATGTGGACATCATGGAAAGCCTGATGAAGCGTCAGCCTGCGGCAGGGGAAGCAGATGGAAAACAGGAGAAGGAAGAGCAGCAACAGGATGAATTCATGTACCCGGATCCTGAGCTACTGAACTACATCGATGAACTGTGTTCCCAGGAGGTGTTTGTCTCCAAG GTGGAGGCTGTCATCCACCCTCAGTTTCTGGCCGATATGCTGTCCTCAGAACAAAAAGATCCCTTGGCTTTGATGGAGGAGCTGGAACAAGAGGAAACACTCAGTTTTGCCCAG CTAGTGGAGAAGCGGCTCCGGGCCTTGGAAGAGGAGGCGGAGGCACCTCCGAGTTGCAGTGGGCTTCAGTGGGAATCCAGCCCATCCGTTTCCGATGAGGATGAAGAGGGGGGAGGGCGGCTTCGACCTCTGTCTGGGGCCCGGGGGGCTGAGGGGACCCCTCGCCATGGGAAGGCTGCTTCTCTAGACAGGCTCACCAGAGAAGGCCGCCATGTTGGGCAGGACGGGCCTCACCAGGAAGAGGGCACTCTGCCGCCGACCCCCAGTGGTCGGGACCTTCAGCTAGGACTTGCAGGTCAACAGGGAACAGAGCAAAGGGGGTCCCCAGGGCAGGATGACCACCTGGTGGGTGCTGGCCCCCCTGAGCCCTCCCTGGCCTCCGACAGGCCCTCGGAGATGCTGCCCCCGTGCTGGCAAAAAGACCCCCCACTCAGCCTGGAGCCCTGCCTGAGCCCCTTGCAGGGTGAGGGGGTGGGGTCCCAGGTGCTGCAGCAGCAGGTGGGGGTCCCTGGGGTGCTCCCACCAGAGGAGCTGTTGGGGGAGGCTCAAGAGGTCTCTTCAGGAGTCCTGTGGGAAGAGGACAGAGTATCCCCCCTATTTCAGAGTTTTCACCAGGATCCTGTCCCCAGTGTAGACCCTGATACTCAGGTCGCCCTCAGCCCGGAGCTCTGGCTGGGCAGTGAGATGGAAGTCATCAGCCTGGAACTGCCCCTCCAGGTGGACGAGGTCATAGACAGCTTCCAGGATGGGGACTGTGCCTTGGGGTCCCCGGGAGGCTACCTGCTGTTGGGGTCGGGAAGCAATAGTTCTCTGGATGCCCGGGCGACAGCAGTGGCAGGGGAACTGGGGACCAGCGTGGTCCCCTGTGGAGGTACCGGGGGCCTAGAAGATAGAAACTATGGCTCCTTGGCCCTGCCGGCCGACAGCCTGGCTTTGAAGCCCAAGGAGCGAGAACCAAGTCCGGAGGTGCTAGGGAGCCCCAGTTCCCTGTGGGCTGACAGCTGCTGCTCCCCGCTGCTGGAGAGCTCAGTGGCTGCCTCCACGTCAGAAGTCTCCAAAGAAACTCTCCTGCCTGCCTGTCATGGAGACAACCTTGTCCTGGAGCCCCCGGGTGCTGCCTCTTACTTGGAGGTAGGGAGCAGAAAGTGCTCCTTTGCCCGTTTGCTGGGGGCCACGGAACAACCGCTAGACATCAGGGGTGACCCGGGCTTGCAGCTAGCAGTGCCAGGGGGTGTTGAATCTGGCCCAGGCCACTCCAATGCTTATGATCCCCAAGAAGAGGGCAGGAAAGATGCCAAAGACCCTGCTCCCTTGCCCCAGGTGCCTGGAACCTCCAAGTCTAGCTCTTCTCCCCAAGACCTTGGAGGCCCTTCAAGTGGGGTGCAGGAGGTGTCTGTTGGGAGGGAAGTAGACATCAAAGCtaagggggtggaggaggaagatgaggaagaggaTGAGGAACTTTCCAACTTTGCCTACCTCTTGGCCTCTAAGCTCAGCCTGTCGCCGCGGGCCCTGCCTCTCAGTCCTTGCCTGGCCTCAGGCCTGGCCCCCACAGGGAAGGGGACCCCCAGATCATCACACATGCTCTCTGCAGAGGCCAGAGGCTGCCAACAGCCGTACCCTCTCGCCAAATCTAGAAAGCGGGCTCTGAACACTGGGCCTGTCCCGTCTGAAAAGAGGTCTTACCCAAGGGCTGACCTTGAAGTCTCTGGGGAGACTCCCTCAGCTCTGGTAGTGGCCCGACCCTCACAGAAACGAAAGAGAAGGCGTGATAGTTTTGGCACCAGTAGAAGGAAGAAGCGACATCGAAACCAGTAG
- the LPCAT4 gene encoding lysophospholipid acyltransferase LPCAT4, with product MSAWGPPAAPAGPPAPPNPFVHDLRLSRPQRLKFCVLGALLAPIRVLLAFVVLFLLWPFALLQVAGLSEEQLREPFSGWRKTVCHNGVLGLSRLLFFLLGFLRIRVRGQRASRLQAPVLVAAPHSTFFDPIVLLPCDLPKVVSRAENLSVPVIGALLRFNQAILVSRHDPASRRRVVEEVKRRATSGGKWPQVLFFPEGTCSNKKALLKFKPGAFIAGVPIQPVLIRYPNSLDTTSWAWRGPGVLKVLWLTASQPCSIVDVEFLPVYHPSPEESKDPTLYANNVQRVMAQALGIPATECEFVGSLPVMVVGRLKVAFEPQLWELGKVLCKAGLSPSCVDTGAEPGRSRMISQEEFARQLQLSDPQTVAGAFSYFQQDAQGLVDFRDVALALAALDRSSGLEELTRLAFELFAEEQAERPGRLLYQDGFCTILYLLLGSPRPAAQALHAELCHAGPHPGLSFSQFQDFSLHDPLHGKLFSSYLRPPHIPKAASADSPPPALANGAVPKQKGD from the exons ATGAGCGCCTGGGGCccccccgccgcccccgccgGGCCCCCCGCGCCCCCCAACCCCTTCGTGCACGACCTGCGCCTGTCGCGCCCGCAGCGGCTCAAG TTCTGTGTCCTGGGGGCTCTATTAGCCCCCATCCGAGTGCTTCTGGCCTTCGtcgtcctcttcctcctctggcCTTTTGCCCTGCTGCAAGTGGCCGGGCTCAGCGAGGAGCAGCTCCGGGAACCCTTTTCGGGATGGAGGAA GACTGTGTGTCACAATGGGGTGCTGGGCCTCAGCCGCCTGCTCTTCTTCCTGCTGGGCTTCCTCCGGATCCGAGTTCGGGGCCAGCGGGCCTCTCGCCTTCAAGCCCCTGTCCTTGTGGCCGCTCCCCACTCGACCTTCTTTGACCCCATCGTTCTGCTGCCCTGTGACCTCCCCAAGGTTGTGTCTCGAGCTGAGAACCTTTCCGTGCCTGTCATTGGAG CCCTTCTCCGCTTCAACCAAGCCATTCTGGTGTCCCGGCATGATCCGGCTTCCCGGCGCAGGGTCGTGGAGGAAGTTAAAAGACGGGCAACCTCCGGAGGCAAGTGGCCCCAG GTCCTGTTCTTCCCCGAGGGCACGTGTTCGAACAAGAAAGCTTTGCTGAAATTTAAACCAG GAGCCTTCATTGCAGGCGTGCCCATTCAGCCTGTCCTCATACGCTACCCCAACAGTCTG GACACCACCAGCTGGGCATGGAGGGGCCCTGGAGT ACTCAAGGTGCTCTGGCTCACAGCCTCTCAGCCCTGTAGCATCGTGGATGTCGAG TTCCTCCCTGTATATCACCCCAGCCCTGAGGAGAGCAAGGACCCCACATTGTATGCCAACAATGTCCAGCGGGTTATGGCACA aGCCTTGGGCATTCCAGCCACCGAGTGTGAGTTTGTTGGGAGTTTGCCAGTGATGGTGGTGGGACGACTGAAGGTGGCATTTGAGCCACAGCTCTGGGAACTGGGAAAGGTGCTTTGCAAAGCCGG GCTGTCCCCCAGCTGTGTGGACACCGGAGCAGAGCCAGGACGGAGTCGGATGATCAGCCAGGAAGAGTTTGCTAGGCAGCTCCAACTCTCGGACCCACAGACGGTGGCTGGCGCCTTCAGCTACTTCCAGCAG GATGCCCAGGGTTTGGTGGATTTCCGAGATGTGGCCCTCGCCTTGGCTGCTCTGGACCGGAGCAGTGGCCTAGAAGAGCTGACCCGTCTGGCTTTTGAG CTCTTTGCTGAGGAACAAGCCGAGAGGCCTGGCCGGCTGCTCTACCAGGACGGCTTCTGCACCATCCTGTACCTGCTGTTGGGCTCCCCCCGCCCCGCTGCCCAGGCGCTGCATGCTGAGCTGTGCCATGCCGGGCCCCACCCAGGACTGTCCTTCA GTCAGTTCCAGGACTTCTCCCTCCACGACCCGCTCCACGGGAAGCTCTTTAGCTCCTACCTGCGCCCCCCTCACATACCAAAAGCCGCCTCTGCAGACAGCCCCCCTCCTGCTCTGGCCAATGGAGCTGTGCCCAAGCAGAAGGGCGACTGA